Proteins encoded together in one Mastacembelus armatus chromosome 15, fMasArm1.2, whole genome shotgun sequence window:
- the zmiz1a gene encoding zinc finger MIZ domain-containing protein 1a isoform X4 — protein sequence MQPSMSSMKPGLTHSDGSFPYDSVPWQQNTNQPPGSLSVVTTVWGVTNTSQSQVLGNPMANSNNPMNPAGNPMGSGMSASAAGLNSPQFSAQQQQFPNKGGSNQPYMQQGMYGRPGYPGGPGGYSGSYSGGPNAPPGGMGMNSHTRPPGDFTQPAAAAAAAAVAAAAATATATATATVAALQETQNKDMNQYGQMCSSFQMGHAQAYNSQFMNQPGPRGPPGGMNPASMGSAMNNPNITGPPMGMNQTRTPGMGPFGSHGQRMPQQGYPGGPRQGMPMQGMKRPYPGEASYGGQQYGPNSQFPSQQGQYPSSNTSRPLPSPNYPGQRMPGQQAQGQYPPGMPIGQYYKQEPFNGQSTNFSGGGYSYGQGNGPPRPGNYPHSPVPGNPTPPMTPGSSIPPYPSPNQDVKPPFPPDMKPNMTALPPPPTNPNEELRLTFPVRDGVVLEPFRLEHNLAVSNHVFHLRPSVHQTLMWRSDLELQFKCYHHEDRQMNTNWPASVQVSVNATPLTIERGDNKTSHKPLHLKHVCQPGRNTIQITVTACCCSHLFVLQLVHRPSVRSVLQGLLKKRLLPAEHCITKIKRNFSSAAASAGGTTLNGEDGVEQTAIKVSLKCPITFRRIQLPARGHDCKHVQCFDLESYLQLNCERGTWRCPVCNKTALLEGLEVDQYMWGILNAIQNSEFEEVTIDPTCSWRPVPIKSELHIKEDPDGPLAKRFKTMSPSQMTMPNVMEMIAQLGPGSGPGHGPGAGPSPYPPHPGQHASGNGADYPGAGNSYHNQGSFDFPHGNPSGGGVGGGVGGPPMNDFIHGPQLSHPPDGPGGLLSQDKPLNHGMNDAMSHPDQSHNSMQQSLHAAPHPGSQTGPPLHHSGQSGQPLHHSGQSSQPPRQSQPQQPGQNSHPHSDLNFNPSSDGQMSQGAQDMPEPSLDLLPELANPDELLSYLDPPDLPANSNDDLLSLFENN from the exons ATGCAGCCCAGCATGAGCAGCATGAAGCCCGGCCTCACACACAG TGATGGATCCTTTCCCTATGACTCTGTCCCATGGCAACAAAACACCAACCAGCCCCCTGGGTCATTATCTGTGGTTACAACTGTGTGGGGTGTGACCAACACGTCACAGAGTCAG GTGCTGGGTAACCCAATGGCAAACAGCAATAACCCCATGAATCCTGCGGGTAACCCTATGGGGTCAGGTATGTCTGCCAGCGCAGCAGGGCTCAACTCACCTCAGTTCAGTGCCCAGCAGCAACAGTTCCCAAACAAAGGAGGCTCCAACCAACCGTACATGCAGCAAGGCATGTATGGCAGGCCTGGGTACCCTGGAGGTCCTGGGGGATACAGTGGGAG TTATTCTGGAGGCCCAAACGCCCCCCCAGGAGGTATGGGAATGAACTCCCATACACGTCCCCCTGGTGACTTCACTCAGCCAGCCGCCgccgctgcagcagcagctgttgctgccgctgctgctaCAGCAACAGCCACAGCGACGGCCACAGTGGCAGCACTACAGGAAACCCAGAATAAAGATATGAACCAGTATGGACAG ATGTGTTCATCATTCCAAATGGGCCACGCTCAGGCCTATAATAGCCAGTTCATGAACCAGCCAGGCCCACGAGGCCCCCCGGGAGGTATGAATCCAGCCAGCATGGGATCAGCCATGAACAACCCTAACATTACAGGGCCTCCAATGGGCATGAACCAGACTCGAACCCCAGGCATGGGGCCTTTTGGATCTCATGGCCAAAGGATGCCTCAGCAAGGGTATCCCGGAGGACCTAGACAGGGTATGCCTATGCAGGGGATGAAGAGGCCATATCCTGGGGAA GCAAGTTACGGGGGTCAACAGTATGGGCCAAATAGTCAGTTCCCATCGCAGCAGGGACAGTATCCCTCATCAAACACCTCCAGGCCATTGCCATCTCCTAACTACCCTGGCCAGAGGATGCCAGGGCAGCAGGCTCAAGGACAATACCCACCTGGCATGCCCATAGGCCAATATTATAAG CAAGAGCCATTCAATGGTCAGAGCACCAACTTCTCTGGAGGTGGATACTCCTATGGCCAAGGCAATGGg CCGCCGAGACCCGGCAACTACCCCCACTCCCCAGTCCCTGGAAATCCAACACCTCCTATGACCCCAGGAAGTAGTATCCCTCCGTACCCGTCGCCAAACCAGGATGTGAAGCCCCCGTTTCCACCCGACATGAAACCAAATATGACAGCACTACCGCCCCCTCCAA CTAATCCCAATGAGGAGCTGCGGTTGACTTTCCCAGTCAGGGATGGAGTGGTGCTGGAGCCATTCCGCTTGGAGCACAACCTGGCTGTCAGTAACCACGTCTTCCACCTTCGACCCTCCGTCCACCAGACCCTCATGTGGAG GTCAGACCTTGAGCTGCAGTTTAAGTGCTACCACCACGAAGACAGGCAAATGAACACCAACTGGCCCGCCTCCGTCCAGGTCAGCGTCAACGCCACACCCCTCACCATTGAGAGGGGAGACAACAAGACATCCCACAAGCCCCTGCACCTGAAGCACGTATGCCAACCTGGGAGAAACACCATCCAGATTACAGTCACGgcctgctgctgt TCCCacctgtttgtgctgcagctggtCCACAGGCCATCTGTGCGATCCGTCCTCCAGGGGCTCCTGAAGAAGAGACTCCTTCCTGCAGAACACTGCATCACCAAGA TTAAGCGGAActtcagcagtgcagcagcctCGGCAGGCGGCACCACTCTCAACGGAGAAGACGGGGTGGAGCAGACGGCCATTAAAGTATCACTGAAATGTCCCATTACCTTCCGACGCATTCAGCTACCAGCACGGGGGCATGACTGCAAACATGTCCAG TGCTTTGATCTGGAGTCCTACTTGCAGCTCAACTGTGAGAGGGGGACATGGAGGTGTCCTGTGTGCAA TAAAACAGCATTATTAGAAGGTCTGGAAGTGGACCAGTACATGTGGGGAATTCTCAATGCCATCCAAAA TTCAGAGTTTGAGGAGGTCACTATAGATCCCACATGTAGCTGGCGACCTGTCCCCATTAAGTCTGAGCTACACATCAAAGAGGATCCTGATGGACCGCTGGCTAAGCGCTTTAAGACCATGAGCCCCAGCCAAATGACCATGCCCAATGTAATGGAGATGATTGCCCAGCTAGGGCCTGGCTCTGGCCCAGGACATGGACCTGGTGCCGGGCCGAGCCCCTACCCCCCACACCCTGGCCAACATGCTAGTGGCAATGGAGCAGATTACCCAGGAGCAG GCAACAGTTACCACAACCAAGGGAGCTTTGACTTCCCTCACGGCAACCCTTCTGGTGGTGGAGTTGGAGGAGGAGTTGGTGGTCCACCGATGAATGACTTCATCCATGGTCCCCAGCTCTCCCACCCCCCAGATGGACCTGGTGGTCTGCTCTCCCAGGACAAGCCACTTAATCACGGCATGAATGACGCA ATGTCCCATCCTGATCAGTCCCATAACTCCATGCAGCAGAGCTTGCATGCAGCACCCCACCCTGGCAGCCAAACAGGGCCGCCCTTACATCACAGTGGCCAGTCAGGGCAGCCCTTGCATCACAGCGGCCAATCATCGCAGCCGCCTCGCCAGTCGCAGCCTCAGCAGCCTGGGCAGAACAGTCACCCCCACAGCGATCTGAACTTTAATCCCTCCTCAGATGGGCAGATGAGTCAGGGAGCCCAGGATATGCCTGAACCCTCCCTGGAT CTGCTTCCAGAGCTGGCCAACCCAGATGAATTACTGTCATACCTGGACCCTCCCGACCTTCCTGCCAACAGCAACGATGACCTTCTCTCGCTCTTTGAGAACAactag